Proteins found in one Pelorhabdus rhamnosifermentans genomic segment:
- a CDS encoding DMT family transporter: MLETVASLTLKRDLHYAKRGIGNCLISGITWGMDAVLLGYLLTKYPFNDPNTAMQASLIAACIHTGFSSFFILLYNFYTGKTKEFGRCLFSKMGVLIIISAVLSGPVAMSGYLLGINMAGASYTAVITSSYPAIGTILAVMFLKEKLNKRTLIGILLCVAGAIITGYVSPTNTVHSTFYLGVVFAFIAALGWGLEGVFGAYAMDVVDPEIAISVRQTVSFLMYIFFVIPFINGFELLVHSFTASNVLVLIAAGIVCSVSYISWYLGLSMTGVGRAMALNITYPIWVIILDWLINGVHASPNLIIGCLVIVFGAILVSGNPKGMLTLREYKE; encoded by the coding sequence ATGTTGGAAACTGTAGCTAGCTTAACATTAAAAAGAGATTTGCATTATGCTAAAAGGGGGATAGGGAATTGTTTGATTTCAGGTATAACCTGGGGAATGGATGCTGTATTGCTTGGTTATTTATTAACGAAGTATCCATTTAATGATCCTAATACTGCTATGCAAGCTTCTCTGATAGCAGCCTGCATACATACCGGATTTTCGTCTTTTTTTATTTTACTTTATAATTTTTATACAGGTAAAACGAAAGAATTTGGTAGATGCTTATTTAGTAAAATGGGTGTACTTATTATTATTTCTGCAGTGCTTAGTGGACCTGTAGCCATGTCTGGATATTTGCTTGGAATTAATATGGCAGGCGCTTCTTATACAGCAGTTATCACTTCTTCATATCCTGCTATTGGAACAATTTTAGCTGTAATGTTTCTTAAAGAAAAATTAAATAAAAGAACTTTAATCGGAATTTTGTTATGTGTTGCGGGAGCCATTATTACAGGATATGTGTCACCAACGAATACCGTCCATTCTACGTTTTATTTAGGCGTCGTATTTGCTTTTATAGCTGCCCTGGGCTGGGGTTTAGAAGGTGTTTTTGGTGCTTATGCCATGGACGTCGTTGATCCTGAGATAGCGATTTCAGTTCGACAGACCGTGTCCTTTTTGATGTATATATTTTTTGTTATTCCGTTTATAAACGGATTTGAATTATTAGTTCATTCCTTTACAGCCTCTAATGTGCTGGTTTTAATAGCAGCAGGGATAGTGTGTAGTGTATCGTATATCAGTTGGTACCTTGGCTTAAGTATGACTGGCGTAGGCAGAGCAATGGCTCTTAATATTACTTATCCTATTTGGGTGATTATATTAGACTGGTTGATCAATGGCGTGCATGCTTCACCCAATTTAATTATTGGCTGTTTGGTCATTGTATTTGGAGCTATTTTGGTTTCGGGAAACCCAAAAGGAATGCTAACATTAAGAGAATATAAGGAGTAA
- a CDS encoding sugar O-acetyltransferase produces MSEKQKMLNGEIYNAYDEELILLRNKARHLTKLYNHTDPEETEKRINILKKLFGKIGENFELEPPFYCDYGTNIEIGENFYANFNFLVLDDGLVKIGDDVLIAPNVSIFTATHLIDPTLRPKNADYTKAVTIGNNVWIGGGSIINPGVTIGDNSVIGSGSVVTKNVPANVVAAGNPCKIIKYIAQKNKSVLI; encoded by the coding sequence ATGAGTGAAAAACAAAAAATGCTTAATGGTGAAATATATAATGCCTATGATGAAGAATTAATACTTTTAAGAAATAAAGCGAGACATCTTACGAAATTATATAATCATACAGATCCTGAGGAAACAGAAAAAAGAATAAATATTTTAAAAAAATTATTTGGGAAAATAGGCGAGAATTTTGAATTAGAACCTCCCTTTTATTGTGATTACGGCACGAATATCGAAATTGGAGAGAATTTCTATGCAAATTTCAATTTCTTAGTTTTAGATGATGGACTTGTAAAAATTGGCGATGATGTATTAATTGCTCCGAATGTCAGTATATTTACAGCAACGCATCTCATTGATCCTACGTTAAGACCTAAAAATGCCGATTATACTAAAGCTGTAACTATCGGAAATAATGTTTGGATTGGCGGGGGATCGATTATCAATCCTGGTGTAACGATTGGAGATAACAGCGTAATAGGTTCTGGTAGCGTAGTTACAAAGAATGTTCCAGCTAATGTTGTTGCTGCCGGGAATCCTTGTAAAATCATCAAATATATTGCTCAAAAGAATAAAAGTGTACTTATTTAA
- a CDS encoding recombinase family protein, which yields MRLGYIRVSSKDQKEGRSFLKMRELGIEEQFIFVDKQSGKNFDRPQYQAMKQVLGENDIVYIDALDRLGRDYDGIIREWKHITRERNADIVILENEALFDSRKFKARGDVGRLMEEQFSSLLSYVAERERKKIRQRQQEGIALAKAEGRAYGRRKVEIDDSFVLAYKQWRAGEITAVKAMELSGMKKVTFYARVKEYERCVLNE from the coding sequence ATGCGACTTGGATATATTAGAGTAAGTTCTAAAGACCAGAAAGAAGGTAGATCATTTCTGAAAATGCGGGAGCTTGGTATAGAGGAACAGTTCATATTCGTTGACAAGCAATCTGGTAAGAACTTCGACAGACCACAGTATCAAGCAATGAAGCAAGTACTTGGTGAGAACGACATCGTGTACATAGATGCTCTTGACCGACTCGGCAGAGACTACGATGGAATCATTCGTGAATGGAAGCATATCACAAGAGAACGGAATGCTGATATTGTTATATTAGAGAATGAAGCTTTATTTGATAGTCGTAAATTTAAAGCTCGGGGTGACGTAGGGAGGCTTATGGAAGAGCAGTTCTCCAGCCTGTTGTCTTATGTAGCAGAACGGGAACGTAAAAAAATTCGTCAACGTCAACAAGAAGGCATTGCACTGGCTAAAGCTGAAGGTCGGGCTTATGGTCGTCGTAAAGTTGAGATCGACGACAGTTTTGTATTAGCCTATAAACAATGGCGAGCCGGGGAGATCACAGCAGTTAAAGCGATGGAGTTATCAGGCATGAAGAAGGTAACATTTTATGCGAGAGTCAAAGAGTACGAAAGGTGTGTATTAAATGAGTGA
- a CDS encoding HIT family protein: MIYKDHEVVIHHCIDVNVPGYLILSPIRHVTAYQDLTQTEIMTIAIILQKVVGILQQISEVEKVYILNLAEETSHFHFHVFPRYSWMIDTLNAELFSDGKLDGAKLFSYYRRENKVDNLQDLSSLDQTIAFIRKRLK; the protein is encoded by the coding sequence TTGATTTATAAAGATCATGAAGTTGTTATCCATCATTGTATTGATGTCAACGTACCTGGGTATTTAATCCTTTCGCCAATACGGCATGTTACGGCGTATCAAGATTTAACACAGACGGAAATCATGACTATTGCTATAATCTTACAAAAGGTTGTGGGCATCCTTCAGCAAATATCGGAGGTTGAAAAAGTATATATTTTAAATCTGGCAGAAGAGACATCACACTTTCATTTTCATGTTTTTCCTCGATATTCTTGGATGATTGATACATTAAATGCGGAGTTATTTTCAGATGGAAAATTGGATGGTGCTAAACTTTTTAGTTACTATAGGCGAGAAAATAAGGTGGATAATTTGCAAGACCTATCTAGTTTGGACCAGACAATCGCGTTTATAAGAAAGCGATTAAAATAG
- the lpdD gene encoding prenylated flavin chaperone LpdD, giving the protein MGRKCLAKIEGDKVQDLTVESGRIKINMKAISIGQDLCVIVTGGNSPHIGCVTLSVPRPSLADVNVSSATTSVLNLLGHKDDEAARYVSHVLSSKLNRNVVVTCGIHVDHITAEEIKLTIELVKRLTDTLIQKYI; this is encoded by the coding sequence ATGGGGAGAAAATGTTTAGCTAAAATAGAAGGTGATAAGGTGCAGGATTTAACGGTAGAAAGTGGCCGGATAAAAATAAATATGAAGGCTATTTCTATCGGCCAAGACTTATGTGTAATCGTTACAGGAGGAAATAGTCCTCATATCGGCTGCGTAACCTTAAGTGTTCCTAGACCAAGCTTGGCAGACGTAAATGTCAGCAGTGCTACCACATCTGTGCTAAATTTGCTCGGACATAAGGATGATGAAGCAGCAAGATATGTATCACACGTACTTTCTTCTAAATTAAATAGAAATGTAGTTGTGACCTGTGGTATTCATGTTGATCATATAACAGCTGAGGAAATAAAGTTGACAATCGAGCTTGTAAAGAGATTGACGGATACGCTAATCCAAAAATATATTTAA
- a CDS encoding UbiX family flavin prenyltransferase — MENHLKASHKKRLVIGMSGASGAILGIDILKTLRENPEWETHLVISSSAERTIAEETEYPLDEVFHLADKVYDINNIGASIASGTFKTAGMIIIPCSMKTVAGIVCGYSDNLLLRAADVTIKERRNLVVVPRESPLSMIHLRNLLSLAEIGAMIIPPMVTYYHKPLSLEDMNRQIIGKILDGFGIEVAGFNRWGENV, encoded by the coding sequence ATGGAAAATCACTTAAAGGCCAGCCATAAAAAACGATTAGTCATTGGAATGAGTGGAGCAAGTGGAGCAATATTAGGTATCGATATATTAAAAACGCTCAGAGAAAACCCTGAATGGGAGACTCATTTGGTTATTTCCAGTAGTGCTGAACGAACTATTGCTGAAGAAACAGAATATCCGTTAGATGAAGTATTCCATTTAGCGGATAAAGTCTATGATATAAATAATATCGGTGCGAGCATCGCAAGTGGTACGTTTAAAACAGCAGGCATGATCATCATTCCTTGCAGCATGAAAACTGTTGCTGGCATTGTTTGTGGCTATTCTGATAACCTGCTGCTCAGAGCAGCGGACGTTACAATTAAAGAAAGAAGAAATTTAGTCGTAGTACCCAGAGAAAGCCCGTTAAGTATGATTCACTTAAGAAACTTACTTTCATTGGCGGAAATAGGTGCCATGATTATTCCGCCAATGGTTACTTACTATCATAAGCCGCTGAGTCTGGAGGATATGAACAGACAGATTATTGGCAAGATTCTTGACGGATTTGGAATTGAAGTAGCAGGGTTTAATAGATGGGGAGAAAATGTTTAG
- a CDS encoding UbiD family decarboxylase, whose amino-acid sequence MSKGKVIDLRSAIELLKSVPGQLIETNEQVDPHAELSGVYRHVGAGGTVMRPTRIGPAMIFKNVKGHEDARVIIGLLASRERVGLMLDTKPGRLGFLLNEAVKNPIAPITVSKAKAKCQEVVHYADEQGFDIRKLVPAPTNTEEDAGPYITMGMCYASDPETGESDVTIHRLCLQSKDEISMYFVPGARHLGVFREKAEKAGKSLPISISIGVDPAMEIAACFEPPTTPIGFNELSIAGAIRQEAVELIPCLTIREKAIANAEYVIEGDLLPGVRVREDQNTHTGKAMPEFPGYTGPACAELPVIKVKAVTHRMHPIMQTCIGPSEEHVSMAGIPTEASILQMVDKAMPGRLLNVYAHSSGGGKYMAVLQFKKSQPSDEGRQRQAALLAFSAFSELKHVILVDEDVDPFDSNDVMWALNTRYQGDVDTVFIPGVRCHPLDPSQNPVYNPALKDKGISCKVIFDCTVPYHLKDKFQRAKFKDVDPSRFVPELFNK is encoded by the coding sequence ATGTCAAAAGGAAAAGTAATCGATTTACGTTCGGCTATCGAACTGTTAAAGTCGGTGCCGGGTCAATTAATTGAAACGAACGAACAAGTAGATCCACATGCTGAACTATCTGGAGTTTACCGTCATGTTGGTGCTGGCGGAACCGTTATGCGTCCAACAAGAATTGGACCTGCCATGATCTTTAAAAATGTAAAGGGTCATGAAGATGCTAGAGTTATTATTGGACTTTTAGCTAGTCGCGAAAGAGTAGGACTTATGCTAGACACCAAACCGGGCCGTCTTGGCTTTCTTTTAAATGAAGCGGTCAAAAACCCAATTGCCCCCATAACCGTTTCCAAAGCTAAGGCGAAATGTCAGGAAGTTGTCCATTATGCCGATGAACAAGGGTTTGATATTAGAAAATTAGTTCCTGCACCAACGAATACAGAAGAAGATGCAGGGCCCTATATTACTATGGGGATGTGTTATGCCTCTGATCCGGAAACGGGAGAATCCGATGTTACAATTCATCGTCTCTGTTTACAAAGTAAAGATGAAATATCTATGTACTTTGTTCCAGGCGCTCGACATTTAGGAGTATTTCGTGAAAAGGCAGAGAAAGCTGGAAAGTCCTTACCCATTTCCATTAGTATCGGAGTGGATCCTGCTATGGAAATTGCGGCTTGCTTCGAGCCGCCAACAACGCCTATTGGGTTTAACGAATTAAGCATTGCAGGCGCGATTAGACAGGAAGCTGTTGAACTCATTCCCTGTTTGACCATTCGTGAAAAAGCAATTGCCAATGCGGAATATGTTATAGAAGGTGACTTGCTTCCTGGCGTGCGGGTAAGAGAAGATCAAAATACCCATACAGGCAAAGCCATGCCGGAGTTTCCCGGTTATACCGGTCCAGCTTGTGCTGAATTGCCAGTAATTAAAGTCAAGGCTGTTACCCATCGCATGCATCCTATTATGCAAACCTGTATCGGACCCAGCGAAGAGCATGTTAGTATGGCGGGTATACCCACAGAAGCAAGTATATTGCAAATGGTGGATAAAGCCATGCCAGGTCGATTGCTCAATGTTTATGCCCATTCATCAGGTGGCGGAAAATACATGGCTGTTTTACAGTTTAAAAAGAGTCAGCCAAGTGATGAAGGACGGCAAAGACAGGCGGCTCTATTAGCCTTTTCCGCTTTTTCGGAACTGAAACATGTCATCTTAGTTGATGAAGATGTTGATCCGTTTGATAGTAACGATGTCATGTGGGCGCTTAATACACGTTACCAAGGGGATGTGGACACTGTATTTATTCCTGGTGTCCGGTGCCATCCTTTAGATCCTTCTCAAAATCCTGTTTATAATCCGGCACTAAAGGATAAAGGTATTTCCTGCAAAGTAATTTTTGACTGCACCGTACCCTATCATTTAAAAGATAAATTCCAAAGAGCAAAGTTTAAGGATGTAGATCCAAGTCGATTTGTTCCAGAATTATTTAACAAATAA
- a CDS encoding MerR family transcriptional regulator, whose protein sequence is MKKYLSISEMAEIHSVSRQTLIYYDKIGLFKPERVDEHGYRYYSSSQIPFLREICFLKAAGIKLADIKKHIKNRNLTTAISLLEYHRGFINKEIRKLLQTRESIESRLNTYANIYSYKEELYQPVIEEFSERKIVFFPFKHEISRQELHLTSMRAWNTLVKQGMLPSKGFGTMIMKESVKENNIFEGAGAFVFLSSEDPAIQNVITLPAGKYICMYKYGMPYDSQFLHRLLEWINDNHYKVIGNIVDACVLDTTFYNENTDVDLCQLQVPIEKMN, encoded by the coding sequence GTGAAAAAATATTTATCAATTAGTGAGATGGCTGAAATACATAGTGTTTCAAGACAAACCTTGATTTATTATGACAAAATAGGGTTATTTAAACCTGAACGAGTTGATGAACATGGGTATCGATATTATAGTTCCTCTCAAATTCCATTTTTAAGGGAAATCTGTTTTTTGAAGGCAGCGGGTATTAAACTTGCGGACATCAAAAAGCATATAAAAAATAGAAATCTTACTACAGCTATTTCCCTGTTAGAATATCATAGGGGGTTTATCAATAAGGAAATACGAAAGCTTTTACAAACGCGTGAGTCCATTGAGAGCAGATTAAATACTTATGCAAACATTTATTCTTATAAAGAAGAACTATATCAACCTGTCATAGAAGAATTTTCTGAAAGAAAGATAGTCTTTTTTCCATTTAAACATGAAATATCTAGACAAGAATTGCATTTAACTTCGATGCGAGCATGGAATACGCTTGTTAAACAGGGAATGCTTCCCTCAAAAGGGTTTGGCACAATGATTATGAAGGAGAGTGTGAAAGAAAATAATATCTTTGAGGGTGCGGGAGCATTTGTATTTTTATCTTCAGAAGACCCTGCTATTCAAAATGTTATTACTTTACCAGCGGGAAAGTATATATGTATGTATAAATATGGAATGCCTTATGATAGTCAATTTTTACACAGGTTGTTGGAATGGATAAATGATAATCATTATAAGGTGATCGGGAACATTGTGGATGCTTGTGTGCTAGATACTACTTTTTATAATGAAAATACGGATGTGGATCTTTGTCAATTACAAGTTCCCATAGAAAAAATGAATTGA
- a CDS encoding alpha/beta hydrolase family protein, translating into MLTVKSQKIFQLISLCAVFICTLLVYSPITYATSITQEYVKIPAKFDDGVYHLEAMIYRPNGAGVYPLIVINHGRSTKPAERKIPTLVNYYKTQAETLAQKGFAVVVAVRRGYGNSEGSDVEYSTASTIYQAGLQGAKDVTEIVRFMQSQPYIDKNRVILIGQSCGGLVSVASGTKDIPGLIGVVNFAGGLRHPSTANPSIWTTADETYLVKTYHSYGQNAKVPMLWIYTENDHFFPSDLSPKMYDAFIKGGGTGKFYLLPPFGKDGHTFFPNKSTIPTWMPLFDEFLKTLNVPTSNL; encoded by the coding sequence ATGCTCACTGTAAAATCACAGAAAATCTTTCAATTAATTTCTCTTTGTGCTGTTTTTATTTGTACACTCTTAGTATACTCACCCATCACTTATGCAACAAGCATTACGCAAGAATACGTAAAGATACCAGCTAAATTTGATGATGGTGTTTATCATTTGGAAGCCATGATTTATAGACCGAATGGTGCAGGTGTTTATCCACTAATCGTAATCAATCATGGTCGATCAACAAAACCAGCGGAACGCAAAATACCTACTTTAGTAAATTATTATAAAACGCAGGCAGAAACTTTGGCACAAAAAGGATTTGCTGTCGTTGTCGCCGTCCGGCGCGGCTATGGGAATTCGGAAGGCTCTGATGTAGAATATTCTACCGCCTCAACCATTTATCAAGCTGGATTACAAGGAGCCAAAGATGTTACCGAAATTGTAAGGTTTATGCAAAGTCAACCCTATATCGATAAAAACCGTGTCATTCTCATTGGGCAATCGTGCGGCGGACTGGTATCCGTAGCTTCTGGAACAAAGGATATTCCAGGACTCATTGGAGTCGTTAATTTTGCAGGCGGATTACGTCATCCTTCTACGGCCAACCCATCCATTTGGACTACGGCAGATGAAACCTATCTGGTCAAAACCTATCATTCTTACGGTCAAAACGCAAAAGTTCCCATGCTGTGGATCTATACTGAAAATGATCATTTTTTCCCATCTGATCTCTCTCCTAAAATGTATGATGCCTTTATCAAAGGAGGTGGCACAGGGAAATTCTACTTACTTCCTCCATTCGGAAAAGATGGACATACCTTCTTTCCAAACAAATCAACAATTCCAACCTGGATGCCTCTCTTCGACGAATTCTTAAAAACATTAAATGTCCCCACTTCAAATCTATAA
- a CDS encoding ABC transporter ATP-binding protein, which translates to MHLEIENATFSYDGITAIFSGIHFAVDSYQVFCLLGPNGTGKSTLIQCLNRLLPLSQGIIRIDGKNIDLLSRQEIARKIAYVPQTHVPAFPFSVLQVVLMGRTPHLDFLSAPGKNDILIAEQAMDSLGIFYLRDKCYTEISGGERQLVLLAAALAQDAKILILDEPTSHLDFGNQIRLLHMIDGLARQGRTVIMSTHFPDHALLTASNVAIMKNGRISYAGPPETVITEKTIYDTYGIEVAIGSVEGNEGLITCVPRIISSPVA; encoded by the coding sequence ATGCATTTAGAGATTGAAAATGCAACTTTTTCCTACGATGGAATAACCGCGATTTTTTCTGGTATTCATTTTGCTGTTGACTCCTATCAGGTTTTTTGTTTGCTGGGCCCGAATGGTACGGGAAAATCTACATTGATTCAATGCCTCAATCGCCTGCTGCCGCTTAGTCAAGGGATTATTCGTATTGATGGTAAAAATATCGATTTGCTGAGTCGACAAGAAATTGCCCGGAAAATAGCGTATGTTCCTCAAACTCATGTACCTGCTTTTCCTTTTTCTGTTTTGCAAGTAGTATTAATGGGGCGGACGCCTCACTTAGATTTTTTATCTGCTCCTGGTAAAAATGATATTTTGATTGCCGAGCAAGCCATGGATTCTCTGGGTATTTTTTATTTACGGGATAAGTGTTACACTGAAATCAGTGGTGGAGAACGGCAACTTGTATTGCTGGCGGCGGCTTTAGCTCAAGATGCAAAAATTTTGATTCTTGACGAACCTACATCACACTTGGATTTTGGTAATCAAATTCGTCTGTTGCACATGATCGACGGTCTTGCTCGCCAAGGCAGGACCGTCATCATGTCCACTCATTTTCCTGATCATGCCTTGCTAACTGCTAGTAATGTGGCTATTATGAAGAATGGACGGATATCTTATGCGGGACCACCAGAAACAGTGATCACAGAGAAGACTATTTATGACACCTATGGCATCGAAGTAGCGATTGGTTCAGTGGAAGGAAACGAAGGCCTCATTACGTGTGTGCCTCGCATTATTTCTTCCCCTGTCGCATAA
- a CDS encoding FecCD family ABC transporter permease: MNFLSSKRQFSISVLLWLVPIILFFISFVSGRYPLSLTTVIQILFSSFLPLDHSWAPMAENVVFQVRLPRILAAVIVGAGLSAAGAAFQGVFRNPLVSPYILGVAAGAGFGASIAILLSDSTLVVQLSALFFGLFAVFCTYAISKVYKTAPTLVIILGGVIVGSFFSSLISLVKFVADPYEKLPAIVFWLMGSLANVNVAILSSAGMVIVVALGILTALSWRINILSMGEVEAQAFGIDTTRERGVIIFLCTLITAGATCLVGIIGWVGLVIPHIGRLLVGPDNRKLIPACISLGACYLLLVDTLARSVTELEIPLGILTAMIGAPFFAYLIMKKKVGW; encoded by the coding sequence ATGAATTTTCTATCTAGCAAGCGTCAATTCAGCATTTCTGTTTTGCTCTGGCTTGTTCCCATTATTCTTTTCTTTATTTCTTTTGTCAGCGGTCGTTATCCCCTTTCTCTAACGACGGTTATTCAAATTCTTTTTTCTTCATTTCTACCCTTGGATCATTCTTGGGCGCCTATGGCGGAGAATGTGGTTTTTCAGGTTCGGCTGCCTCGCATTCTAGCAGCAGTAATTGTTGGTGCGGGATTATCAGCAGCCGGTGCCGCCTTTCAGGGAGTGTTTCGTAATCCGTTGGTTTCACCGTATATACTCGGTGTTGCCGCTGGCGCAGGTTTTGGTGCTTCTATTGCTATTTTGCTATCTGATAGTACTCTTGTTGTACAGCTATCGGCGCTTTTTTTCGGACTCTTTGCTGTGTTCTGTACTTATGCCATTAGCAAGGTGTACAAAACAGCGCCTACCTTGGTGATCATTCTAGGCGGAGTCATAGTGGGCTCTTTCTTTTCTTCGCTTATATCCTTGGTCAAATTTGTGGCCGATCCTTATGAAAAACTTCCGGCAATAGTTTTTTGGCTTATGGGCTCGCTTGCTAACGTGAATGTTGCTATTTTGTCATCAGCGGGAATGGTGATTGTCGTGGCGTTAGGTATTTTGACTGCCTTGAGTTGGCGGATCAATATTTTGTCCATGGGGGAAGTTGAGGCGCAGGCTTTCGGCATTGATACAACACGCGAACGTGGCGTGATTATTTTTCTGTGTACGCTGATTACAGCGGGGGCCACCTGTTTAGTTGGCATTATCGGTTGGGTCGGATTGGTGATTCCTCACATCGGACGTCTTCTCGTGGGGCCAGATAACCGAAAACTGATTCCGGCCTGTATTTCTCTAGGTGCTTGTTATCTATTGTTAGTTGACACGCTGGCTCGATCCGTCACGGAACTGGAAATCCCATTGGGAATTTTGACAGCTATGATTGGAGCCCCTTTTTTTGCCTATTTGATTATGAAAAAGAAGGTGGGCTGGTAA
- a CDS encoding ABC transporter substrate-binding protein, whose protein sequence is MISLKKSYVGFSSIIIILVIVGLFFVNKHQTTPAASALSDTRTIVDQLGRTVTIPKEPKRIVCLEHHTLDIILELQAGDKLVGVIDKWPNLVSPELGDIYPKLKELPMPGDLTTVNIEALSKLNPDVVLVTHYMDKSVIDKIEKMGIPVVAISLYQAEYEEASKLNPQLKDPDKAYTEGFVTGVTLIGNIVGKEAKAAELIDYTLKNRELVSTRLAGRSKDAKRVTAYMANPDMYTYGTGKYMGVMMERAGTHNVAETINGYSQVTLEQVMQWNPEIIFVQSRYAKLANEIRTSPAWQNIAAVKNGKVLVAPEYTKPWGHPCPESMALGELWLAKTFYPQLFADIDMKQKVNEFYTEFYGVPYTGQL, encoded by the coding sequence ATGATTTCATTGAAGAAAAGCTATGTAGGATTCAGTAGTATCATCATCATTCTTGTGATTGTAGGCTTATTTTTTGTTAACAAACATCAGACGACTCCTGCTGCTAGTGCGCTATCAGATACCAGAACCATTGTCGATCAACTTGGGCGGACCGTGACCATTCCGAAAGAACCGAAACGGATTGTTTGTCTGGAGCACCATACGTTGGATATTATCCTCGAACTACAGGCGGGGGACAAACTGGTCGGTGTTATTGATAAATGGCCCAACCTAGTTTCACCTGAATTGGGAGACATTTATCCCAAATTAAAAGAATTGCCGATGCCGGGTGATTTGACGACCGTCAATATAGAAGCTCTTTCCAAGCTTAATCCAGATGTCGTTTTGGTCACTCACTATATGGACAAGAGCGTCATTGACAAAATTGAAAAAATGGGAATTCCTGTTGTAGCTATTTCACTTTATCAAGCAGAATATGAAGAGGCTTCCAAATTGAATCCGCAATTAAAAGATCCTGATAAGGCCTATACGGAAGGGTTCGTAACGGGAGTTACTTTAATTGGGAATATCGTCGGCAAAGAAGCGAAGGCGGCGGAATTGATTGATTATACATTGAAAAATCGTGAACTTGTATCTACCCGTCTTGCGGGTAGGAGTAAAGATGCCAAGCGGGTCACTGCCTACATGGCCAACCCGGATATGTATACGTATGGAACAGGAAAGTATATGGGTGTCATGATGGAACGGGCGGGTACACACAATGTGGCAGAAACAATCAATGGCTACTCGCAAGTCACGCTGGAGCAGGTTATGCAATGGAATCCCGAAATCATTTTTGTCCAGAGTCGCTATGCGAAACTAGCGAATGAAATTCGTACTAGTCCTGCTTGGCAGAACATTGCGGCTGTGAAAAATGGAAAGGTATTGGTTGCACCTGAATATACCAAACCTTGGGGGCATCCATGTCCGGAATCTATGGCACTTGGTGAATTATGGCTGGCCAAAACCTTTTATCCACAGCTGTTTGCTGATATCGATATGAAGCAAAAGGTTAATGAATTTTATACTGAATTTTATGGTGTTCCCTACACTGGCCAGTTGTAA